The Gemmatimonadota bacterium genome has a segment encoding these proteins:
- the coaD gene encoding pantetheine-phosphate adenylyltransferase, with translation MTRIAIYPGSFDPPTRGHEDLIRRALTMVDRLIVAVAINPAKEPLFTVEERLAMLEEVTDRDPRIEYASFSGLLADFARKRNATIVVRGLRAVSDFEYEFQMAMMNRKLHGSLETVFLVPAVDLTYLSSSLVRTAARFGGNLDGLIHPAVAKALAKRFGR, from the coding sequence ATGACTCGCATCGCGATCTACCCTGGCTCGTTCGATCCGCCGACCCGCGGGCACGAGGATCTCATCCGCCGGGCGCTGACGATGGTCGATCGGCTCATCGTCGCCGTCGCCATCAACCCCGCGAAGGAGCCGCTCTTCACGGTGGAGGAGCGACTCGCCATGCTCGAGGAGGTGACCGACCGCGATCCGCGGATCGAGTACGCCTCCTTCTCGGGGCTGCTGGCCGACTTTGCCCGAAAGCGGAACGCCACGATTGTCGTGCGCGGCCTGCGCGCCGTCAGCGACTTCGAATATGAATTCCAGATGGCGATGATGAATCGCAAGCTGCACGGCTCGCTCGAGACGGTCTTTCTCGTCCCGGCGGTCGACCTGACCTATCTGTCGTCATCGCTGGTGCGCACCGCCGCCCGCTTCGGCGGCAACCTCGATGGGCTGATCCATCCGGCGGTGGCGAAGGCGCTCGCCAAGCGGTTCGGGCGGTGA
- a CDS encoding STAS domain-containing protein: MAFTETRDAGGVVVVAVEGQLIVANRQELKQLLQDALDRGDRRFVLDFTPTAYIDSSGLGALVSVNRKVREAGGELRLAGLNEDLRALFELTKLDTLFTIADTPAGALVGF; this comes from the coding sequence ATGGCGTTCACTGAAACGCGTGATGCAGGCGGCGTCGTGGTGGTGGCCGTGGAAGGGCAGTTGATCGTGGCCAATCGGCAGGAGCTCAAGCAGCTGCTGCAGGACGCCCTCGATCGCGGCGATCGCCGCTTCGTCCTCGACTTCACCCCCACGGCCTACATCGACTCGTCCGGTCTCGGTGCGCTGGTCTCGGTGAATCGCAAGGTGCGCGAGGCCGGCGGCGAGTTGCGCCTGGCCGGACTCAACGAGGACCTGCGGGCCCTCTTCGAGCTGACCAAGCTCGACACCTTGTTCACCATCGCCGACACGCCGGCCGGGGCGCTCGTCGGCTTCTGA
- a CDS encoding ATP-binding protein has translation MLIAARLPSPDPDVRERYRVVLPSDVSQVGHLVEVVAECCFGPDPVAGRAHFRVCTVVAEAVANAMLYGNRNDPTLRVVVEIELHATQVIIAVTDEGDGFDPEALPDPTTPDALERTTGRGLYMIRQLADHVAFNDRGNTIWMTLPRC, from the coding sequence ATGCTGATCGCCGCGCGCCTGCCCAGCCCCGACCCGGACGTTCGCGAGCGCTACCGCGTCGTCCTGCCGAGCGACGTCTCGCAGGTGGGGCACCTCGTCGAGGTCGTCGCCGAGTGCTGCTTCGGTCCCGACCCGGTGGCTGGCCGCGCGCACTTCCGCGTCTGCACCGTCGTCGCCGAGGCCGTCGCGAATGCGATGCTGTACGGCAATCGCAACGACCCCACGCTCCGCGTCGTCGTCGAAATCGAGCTGCACGCCACGCAGGTGATCATCGCCGTCACCGATGAGGGCGACGGCTTCGATCCGGAGGCACTGCCCGACCCCACCACGCCCGATGCCCTGGAACGCACCACCGGCCGCGGCCTCTACATGATCCGGCAGCTTGCCGATCACGTCGCCTTCAACGATCGAGGAAACACCATCTGGATGACGCTGCCCCGCTGCTGA
- a CDS encoding SpoIIE family protein phosphatase, with protein sequence MFLEVVPLEGHRDDDLPARLLPIVQIILDAERNAVELTGELAARYEEIDLLYTIGELLGRARSVDDVAALILREVTAVVGARRAALRIYDAETRMLSTVASLGVTDETVPPAVSVDEADIIVCRAFRSGRIETGVQPTWVPGEVLAVPITYATSGEASRVIGTLALAERSGGGAFTREETKLVAAVATQIGAALENARLVASEHGRQRLERELELAHDLQLKLMPTPAVLRGEADVAVESRAAESLGGDFYTFSRLGVGRIGVMLGDVSSHGFSAALIAAQVMAAAGIYANATTPPDETLGLLRDSLADELATTEMYLTTFYGVLDPTAGRLTYTNAGHPYAFRLPRFGPAERLAPTAPPLGLVDESRFGRRVVPWHFAADTLVLFTDGLIDQPNAEGERYGEARIMAQLEEGRGQTPEQLVRAVMDDVMEWGGAPTDDCTLLVLRM encoded by the coding sequence ATGTTCCTCGAGGTCGTGCCGCTGGAGGGGCACCGCGACGACGACCTCCCGGCGCGGCTGCTCCCGATCGTCCAGATCATTCTCGATGCCGAGCGGAACGCCGTCGAACTCACCGGCGAACTCGCCGCGCGCTACGAAGAGATTGACCTCCTCTACACCATCGGCGAACTGTTGGGGCGGGCGCGGTCGGTGGACGACGTGGCCGCGCTGATTCTGCGCGAGGTAACCGCCGTCGTGGGCGCGCGGCGCGCGGCGCTGCGCATCTACGACGCCGAGACCAGGATGTTGAGCACCGTCGCCTCCCTCGGCGTGACGGACGAGACCGTCCCGCCGGCGGTCTCGGTGGACGAGGCCGATATCATCGTCTGCCGTGCCTTCCGCTCCGGCCGCATCGAGACCGGCGTGCAACCGACCTGGGTCCCGGGTGAAGTGCTCGCCGTACCGATCACCTACGCCACGTCGGGCGAGGCCAGCCGCGTCATCGGTACGTTGGCGCTGGCGGAGCGGAGCGGTGGGGGAGCGTTCACGCGCGAGGAAACCAAGCTGGTCGCGGCCGTGGCCACGCAGATCGGGGCCGCGCTGGAGAACGCACGGCTCGTGGCCTCCGAGCACGGCCGCCAGCGCCTCGAACGAGAACTCGAACTCGCCCACGACCTCCAGCTCAAGCTGATGCCGACACCGGCCGTGCTGCGGGGCGAGGCGGATGTCGCGGTGGAGTCCCGCGCGGCGGAGTCGCTCGGCGGTGACTTCTACACCTTTTCGCGGCTGGGCGTCGGACGCATCGGCGTGATGCTCGGCGACGTCTCGTCGCACGGCTTCTCGGCCGCGCTCATCGCCGCGCAGGTGATGGCCGCCGCGGGCATCTATGCCAACGCCACGACGCCGCCCGATGAGACGCTCGGGCTGTTGCGCGATTCGCTCGCCGACGAGCTCGCCACCACCGAGATGTATCTCACGACGTTTTACGGGGTGCTCGATCCCACGGCGGGGCGCCTGACGTACACCAACGCCGGCCATCCCTACGCGTTTCGCCTGCCGCGCTTCGGCCCGGCCGAACGGCTCGCGCCGACCGCGCCGCCGCTCGGCCTGGTGGACGAGTCGCGCTTCGGTCGACGCGTAGTGCCGTGGCACTTCGCCGCGGACACGTTGGTCCTCTTCACCGACGGCCTGATCGACCAGCCCAACGCCGAGGGCGAACGCTACGGGGAGGCGCGGATCATGGCACAGCTCGAGGAGGGCCGTGGCCAGACGCCAGAGCAGCTGGTCCGCGCGGTGATGGATGATGTGATGGAATGGGGTGGGGCACCCACCGACGACTGTACCCTGCTCGTGTTGCGCATGTGA
- the rsmA gene encoding ribosomal RNA small subunit methyltransferase A, whose product MRVRADKSLGQHFLTNPELLAKIAAASEAGAGDVVLEIGPGPGALTTALLDTGATVVAIERDARMLTGLERQFAGRDFIVVNGDALEMDWHALVAPWVALGRRWRVVGNIPYYITSPLLEKALTAPFPASVTYLVQKEVADRVVAPAGHDDFGALSIGIQAVAAAHRGFVVGRGAFTPPPKVDSAVLHLIPRAEPLVAGDQVPAFRKLVTSLFSYRRKRMQRALREATGVDAETAGAQLEAAGISPDVRPEVVGVEEWVRLLEVVRR is encoded by the coding sequence GTGAGAGTCCGCGCCGACAAGTCGCTGGGGCAGCACTTTCTCACCAACCCCGAACTGCTCGCCAAGATCGCTGCGGCGAGTGAGGCGGGGGCCGGCGACGTGGTGCTGGAAATCGGCCCGGGTCCCGGGGCGCTCACCACGGCCCTGCTCGACACGGGGGCAACGGTCGTTGCCATCGAGCGCGACGCCAGGATGCTCACGGGCCTTGAGCGGCAGTTCGCCGGACGCGATTTCATCGTCGTGAATGGCGACGCGCTCGAGATGGACTGGCACGCGCTGGTGGCGCCGTGGGTCGCGCTCGGCCGCCGTTGGCGGGTGGTCGGCAACATCCCGTACTACATCACCTCGCCGCTCCTCGAGAAGGCGCTCACGGCGCCATTTCCTGCCTCGGTGACCTACCTGGTGCAGAAGGAAGTCGCCGACCGTGTCGTGGCGCCGGCCGGCCACGACGACTTCGGCGCGCTCTCGATCGGCATTCAGGCCGTCGCCGCCGCGCATCGCGGCTTCGTTGTCGGGCGCGGCGCCTTCACGCCACCGCCCAAGGTGGACTCCGCCGTGCTCCACCTGATTCCGCGTGCCGAGCCGCTGGTGGCCGGCGACCAGGTCCCCGCGTTCCGCAAGCTGGTGACGTCGCTCTTTTCGTATCGACGGAAGCGGATGCAACGCGCGCTGCGCGAGGCGACGGGGGTGGATGCGGAGACGGCTGGCGCGCAGTTGGAGGCCGCGGGCATCTCGCCGGATGTGCGGCCGGAGGTGGTGGGCGTGGAGGAGTGGGTGCGGTTGTTGGAAGTCGTTAGGCGTTAG
- a CDS encoding FAD-binding oxidoreductase, with protein MTVDPSCLTRDAAVRQAYSADASGLTMLPDAVARPASAAEVVEVMRQASAEGTPVTPAGGQSSMTGGSITDRGTLLSLRGMAKILDIDPVRRTARVEPGILVGDLKRALAAEGLLFAIDPTSEEEAALGGAIACNASGARSLRYGATRRHISGLSVVLPSGEQVEISRTRLEKNTVGYAAIHDPIDWFIGSEGTLGVVVAAELSLLPLPERVTGIGFPFPGDREALAFVVAAREAMALGTIAPRCLEFLDAEALRIIRNEDGGQGHAGNAFVYTEEESRGDATPDFDEWLSLAELHGALVNDVLVFDDDAKIRTARLLRHAVPATMLERGNAFAAQGGRRIATDWAVPYPRLAEAIGIARQAVEEHGVTVPTIYGHAGNGHPHMDFVARNAEQVHAVEETIAAILRPILAMGGTVAAEHGIGKIKHRWMGMQLTAQQREVMQGIKQALDPQGLMAPGNIF; from the coding sequence ATGACTGTCGATCCCAGCTGCCTGACCCGCGACGCCGCCGTGCGGCAGGCGTACAGTGCCGACGCCTCCGGGCTCACCATGCTCCCGGATGCCGTCGCCCGGCCCGCCTCGGCCGCCGAGGTGGTCGAGGTCATGCGGCAGGCCTCTGCGGAGGGGACTCCGGTGACGCCGGCGGGGGGTCAGAGCAGCATGACGGGCGGTTCGATCACGGACCGAGGCACGCTGCTCTCCCTCCGGGGGATGGCCAAGATCCTCGACATCGACCCGGTGCGGCGGACGGCCCGGGTGGAGCCCGGGATCCTGGTGGGCGACCTCAAGCGGGCGCTGGCAGCCGAAGGACTGCTCTTCGCCATCGACCCGACCTCGGAGGAGGAGGCAGCCCTCGGCGGCGCGATCGCCTGCAACGCCTCGGGCGCGAGGTCACTCCGTTACGGCGCCACGCGGCGGCACATCAGTGGGCTGAGTGTGGTGCTGCCGAGCGGCGAACAGGTCGAGATCTCGCGCACCCGGCTCGAGAAGAACACCGTCGGCTACGCCGCCATCCACGATCCGATCGACTGGTTCATCGGCAGCGAGGGAACGCTTGGGGTGGTAGTCGCCGCGGAGCTCTCGCTGCTGCCGCTGCCCGAGCGGGTCACTGGCATCGGCTTCCCCTTCCCCGGCGATCGCGAAGCGCTGGCGTTCGTGGTGGCCGCGCGCGAGGCGATGGCGCTCGGCACGATCGCGCCGCGCTGCCTGGAGTTCCTCGACGCCGAAGCGCTGCGGATCATCCGCAACGAGGATGGTGGTCAGGGGCACGCCGGCAACGCCTTCGTCTACACCGAGGAGGAATCGCGCGGCGACGCGACCCCTGACTTCGACGAATGGCTCTCGCTCGCCGAGCTGCACGGGGCGCTCGTCAACGACGTCCTCGTCTTTGATGACGACGCCAAGATCCGGACGGCGCGGCTGCTCCGCCACGCCGTGCCCGCCACGATGCTCGAACGCGGCAACGCGTTCGCGGCGCAAGGTGGCCGGCGCATCGCGACCGACTGGGCCGTCCCCTATCCGCGGCTCGCCGAGGCGATCGGAATCGCGCGGCAGGCGGTGGAAGAGCATGGCGTGACGGTGCCGACCATTTACGGCCACGCCGGGAACGGCCATCCGCACATGGACTTCGTGGCGCGCAACGCCGAGCAGGTGCACGCCGTCGAGGAGACGATTGCGGCGATCCTGCGTCCGATCCTCGCCATGGGTGGCACGGTGGCAGCGGAGCATGGTATCGGAAAGATCAAGCACCGCTGGATGGGGATGCAGCTGACGGCGCAACAGCGGGAGGTGATGCAGGGGATCAAGCAGGCGCTGGATCCGCAGGGGTTGATGGCGCCGGGGAATATCTTCTAG